Within the Thermococcus sp. MV5 genome, the region GTGTTCTCCTCATGGCTCCCGTAGAGTGCCTCAAGGGTGTGGGAGAATGGATAGTGTCCGAGATCATGGAGCAGTGCGGCGTACGCCACCGCTCCTTCAACTGTATCCCTGTTGTTCTCCGCTATCTTCTTCGCGAGCCAGAACGTTCCCAGTGAGTGCTCAAAGCGTGTGTGCCTTGCGGATGGATATGCAAGGTACGCCAGCCCAAGCTGAGTT harbors:
- a CDS encoding HD domain-containing protein; amino-acid sequence: MKLVHDPIHGHIELNDFAVRLVDTPEFQRLRRITQLGLAYLAYPSARHTRFEHSLGTFWLAKKIAENNRDTVEGAVAYAALLHDLGHYPFSHTLEALYGSHEENT